TTTGCCGGAGTCGTCGATCATGTCGCTCGCCTCCGTGCTCGATCCCATGCGCGCGGCCAATCGCGTCATGCCGGAACCGGTGTTCCGCTGGACGATCCTGTCGCCCGGCGGCAAGCCCGTGGTGCTGACCTGCGGCGTGGAAATCCGCGTCGACGGCAGCTTCGACGACGCCATGAGCGGCGATGCGCTGCTCGTCATCGCCGGCTTCAACCAGGATCGCCACGCGAACCGCAGTTTCATTAGCCGGCTTAAGAAAGTGACGCGCCGGTTCGGCATCGTCGCGGGTATCGAATCGGGTTGCTGGCTGCTGGCGCGTTCGGGCCTCCTGGACGGGCGCGATGCCACAGCGCATTGGGAGGAGCTGGAGGATTTCGCCGCCGCCTTTCCGGCCCTCAACGTGCGGGCGGACCGCTTCGTCACCGACGGGCCGCTCTGGACCTCGGGCGGCGCCTCGCCGACCTTCGACATGATGCTGCATCTGGTGCGTGAGCGCTTCGGCTCGGCCGTCGCGCTCGATGTGGCGAGCGTCTTCGTCTATGACGAGACCCATGCGGCGACGGACGCCCAGCCGCTCGTCTCGCTCGGCCGGCTTGCCGAACACCAGCCGGATCTTGCCGCCGCCATCCGCTTGATGGAGCGCACCATCGACCGGCCGCTGACCATCGCGGCGCTGGCGCGCCGGCTCGGCTTCTCGACGCGCAAGCTGGAGACGCTGTTTGCGGGCGGGCTCGGCATCGGACCGGGGAAATATTACCTGCGCCTACGGCTGACCGCCGCGCAGCGCCTCGTGCGCGACACGCCGCTGTCGATGCAGGATGTGGCGCTGCGCAGCGGCTTCGACAGCCTCTCCGCCTTTTCCCGCGCCTTCCGCAATCATTTC
The Shinella zoogloeoides DNA segment above includes these coding regions:
- a CDS encoding GlxA family transcriptional regulator, with product MIRQAPRQGPLDVTILLLPESSIMSLASVLDPMRAANRVMPEPVFRWTILSPGGKPVVLTCGVEIRVDGSFDDAMSGDALLVIAGFNQDRHANRSFISRLKKVTRRFGIVAGIESGCWLLARSGLLDGRDATAHWEELEDFAAAFPALNVRADRFVTDGPLWTSGGASPTFDMMLHLVRERFGSAVALDVASVFVYDETHAATDAQPLVSLGRLAEHQPDLAAAIRLMERTIDRPLTIAALARRLGFSTRKLETLFAGGLGIGPGKYYLRLRLTAAQRLVRDTPLSMQDVALRSGFDSLSAFSRAFRNHFGASPLKLRAEVRVKG